The Microbacterium sp. KUDC0406 genome includes a window with the following:
- a CDS encoding glutamate ABC transporter substrate-binding protein, producing MRRTKTLAAIGIAATALLALTACNSGTPSSPGGGGDDGGDGGDKTPWTVEKDVTLDGSPTFDKMQDRGKVVIGVKEDQPNFGYLDVTTGERSGFDIDIARWIAASLGFDEDKIDFQPIASANREQAIVNGDIDYYVGTYSITDKRKEQIDFAGPYFITGQGFLVGKDSEMTDVKDVSDFNGKTVCSATGSTPIQNIKENYPEIKTVEYDLYSACVEDLISGKVDAVTTDQAILIGYAAKYPDDVKVIGGLFTEERYGVGLPKGDTVLKDHINTLFTDGGDIWQTIFDNNLGSSGIKVEQPTVD from the coding sequence ATGCGACGCACCAAGACTCTCGCGGCGATCGGCATCGCCGCGACCGCGCTGCTCGCCCTGACCGCCTGCAACAGCGGTACGCCGTCCAGCCCGGGCGGCGGCGGCGACGACGGAGGCGACGGCGGCGACAAGACGCCGTGGACGGTGGAGAAGGACGTCACACTCGACGGCAGCCCCACGTTCGACAAGATGCAGGACCGCGGCAAGGTCGTCATCGGGGTCAAGGAGGACCAGCCGAACTTCGGCTACCTCGACGTCACCACGGGCGAGCGGTCCGGTTTCGACATCGACATCGCCCGCTGGATCGCGGCCTCTCTCGGCTTCGACGAGGACAAGATCGACTTCCAGCCGATCGCCTCGGCCAACCGCGAGCAGGCGATCGTGAACGGCGACATCGACTACTACGTCGGCACCTACTCGATCACGGACAAGCGCAAGGAGCAGATCGACTTCGCCGGTCCGTACTTCATCACCGGACAGGGCTTCCTGGTCGGCAAGGACAGCGAGATGACGGACGTCAAGGACGTCTCCGACTTCAACGGCAAGACGGTGTGCTCGGCGACGGGATCCACGCCGATCCAGAACATCAAGGAGAACTACCCCGAGATCAAGACGGTGGAGTACGACCTGTACTCCGCCTGCGTCGAGGACCTGATCTCCGGCAAGGTGGACGCGGTCACGACCGATCAGGCCATCCTGATCGGCTACGCGGCCAAGTACCCGGATGACGTCAAGGTCATCGGCGGACTGTTCACCGAAGAGCGCTACGGCGTGGGCCTGCCCAAGGGCGACACCGTGCTGAAGGACCACATCAACACGCTGTTCACCGACGGTGGCGACATCTGGCAGACGATCTTCGACAACAACCTCGGCTCGAGCGGCATCAAGGTCGAGCAGCCGACCGTCGACTGA